One Conger conger chromosome 18, fConCon1.1, whole genome shotgun sequence DNA window includes the following coding sequences:
- the LOC133118275 gene encoding monocarboxylate transporter 9-like isoform X1, translated as MSPQTMRKAPDGGWGWVIVWAAFVGQFLAYGSPHSMGVLYPEWLSAFQEGKGLTAWIGSVASGAGLIASPICSACVVNFGARPVTVFSGVMVAGGLMLSAFAPNVLFLIFSYGVVVGLGCGLVYAASVTIICQYFDKRRGLALGISMTGSSVGGFLYATTQNKLIELYGLEGCLLIIGAFSLNLVACAGLMRPLYPPGYYLKQKAAYERSEEQGFPELEKPSASQEPVTKDLLIVVEVLDLPTAHESSRVTCSLARKKRQRADGACSPVRFLQDRVFAALCVAMFVFTLGAFPPVLFMEDVAQSEGLVEEVSVIPLVSIMAIAMGLGKLALGVMSDLRWVNSTYLYAFTLVGTGVALLLIPLSKNYIALQVLSAVVGFFSGNWSITPYVTTKIVGMEQLTEAYGVLMFFGGLGYLLGPPFVGWFYDWTQSYDVPFYVSGGCVVLGGLFLFLSALPCWERKMTEDHSMPEIQYTIDCHKVASVA; from the exons ATGAGTCCACAGACAATGAGGAAAGCCCCTGACGGAGGCTGGGGCTGGGTGATTGTGTGGGCCGCCTTTGTGGGCCAGTTCCTGGCCTACGGCTCACCCCATTCTATGGGGGTGCTGTACCCGGAGTGGCTCAGCGCCTTCCAGGAGGGGAAAGGACTCACCGCCTGGATCGGCTCCGTAGCATCCGGGGCCGGGCTGATCGCAA GTCCCATATGCAGTGCCTGTGTGGTTAATTTCGGAGCCAGGCCCGTGACGGTCTTCAGCGGCGTCATGGTGGCGGGCGGCCTGATGCTCAGCGCCTTCGCGCCCAACGTCTTGTTCCTCATCTTCTCCTACGGTGTGGTGGTGG ggcTCGGTTGCGGGCTGGTCTACGCAGCGTCCGTGACCATCATCTGCCAGTATTTCGACAAGAGGCGCGGCCTTGCCCTCGGCATCTCCATGACAG GATCGAGTGTGGGCGGCTTCCTATACGCCACCACTCAGAACAAACTGATCGAGCTCTACGGCCTGGAAGGGTGCCTGCTGATCATCGGGGCCTTCTCCCTGAACCTGGTGGCGTGCGCCGGGCTGATGCGGCCCCTGTACCCCCCCGGATACTACCTCAAGCAGAAGGCAGCGTACGAGCGCTCAGAGGAGCAGGGCTTCCCCGAGCTCGAGAAGCCTTCGGCCTCGCAGGAACCCGTCACCAAAGACCTGCTGATCGTTGTGGAAGTCCTGGACCTGCCAACGGCCCACGAGAGTAGCCGGGTGACCTGCTCGCTGGCCAGGAAGAAGAGGCAGCGGGCGGACGGTGCGTGCTCCCCAGTCCGCTTCCTGCAGGACCGCGTCTTCGCCGCCCTCTGCGTGGCCATGTTCGTCTTCACCCTGGGCGCCTTCCCGCCCGTGCTGTTCATGGAGGACGTGGCCCAGAGCGAGGGGCTGGTGGAGGAGGTGAGCGTCATCCCGCTGGTGTCCATCATGGCCATCGCCATGGGGCTGGGGAAGCTGGCGCTGGGCGTCATGTCCGACCTGCGCTGGGTCAACAGCACGTACCTGTACGCCTTCACCTTGGTGGGCACGGGCGTGGCCCTGCTGCTCATCCCCCTGTCCAAGAACTACATCGCTCTCCAGGTCCTCTCGGCGGTGGTGGGCTTCTTCTCGGGGAACTGGTCTATCACGCCCTACGTCACCACCAAGATCGTGGGCATGGAGCAGCTGACTGAGGCCTATGGAGTTCTGATGTTCTTTGGAGGGTTGGGATACTTGCTCGGACCGCCATTCGTAG GCTGGTTCTATGACTGGACTCAATCCTACGACGTGCCGTTTTATGTCAGCGGAGGCTGTGTGGTCCTGGGGGGgcttttcctctttctctccgctCTGCCCTGCTGGGAAAGGAAGATGACCGAAGATCACAGCATGCCTGAAATCCAGTACACCATCGACTGTCACAAAGTAGCCTCTGTAGCATGA
- the LOC133118275 gene encoding monocarboxylate transporter 9-like isoform X2 encodes MSVVFNQELSPICSACVVNFGARPVTVFSGVMVAGGLMLSAFAPNVLFLIFSYGVVVGLGCGLVYAASVTIICQYFDKRRGLALGISMTGSSVGGFLYATTQNKLIELYGLEGCLLIIGAFSLNLVACAGLMRPLYPPGYYLKQKAAYERSEEQGFPELEKPSASQEPVTKDLLIVVEVLDLPTAHESSRVTCSLARKKRQRADGACSPVRFLQDRVFAALCVAMFVFTLGAFPPVLFMEDVAQSEGLVEEVSVIPLVSIMAIAMGLGKLALGVMSDLRWVNSTYLYAFTLVGTGVALLLIPLSKNYIALQVLSAVVGFFSGNWSITPYVTTKIVGMEQLTEAYGVLMFFGGLGYLLGPPFVGWFYDWTQSYDVPFYVSGGCVVLGGLFLFLSALPCWERKMTEDHSMPEIQYTIDCHKVASVA; translated from the exons ATGAGcgtggtcttcaatcaagaacTTA GTCCCATATGCAGTGCCTGTGTGGTTAATTTCGGAGCCAGGCCCGTGACGGTCTTCAGCGGCGTCATGGTGGCGGGCGGCCTGATGCTCAGCGCCTTCGCGCCCAACGTCTTGTTCCTCATCTTCTCCTACGGTGTGGTGGTGG ggcTCGGTTGCGGGCTGGTCTACGCAGCGTCCGTGACCATCATCTGCCAGTATTTCGACAAGAGGCGCGGCCTTGCCCTCGGCATCTCCATGACAG GATCGAGTGTGGGCGGCTTCCTATACGCCACCACTCAGAACAAACTGATCGAGCTCTACGGCCTGGAAGGGTGCCTGCTGATCATCGGGGCCTTCTCCCTGAACCTGGTGGCGTGCGCCGGGCTGATGCGGCCCCTGTACCCCCCCGGATACTACCTCAAGCAGAAGGCAGCGTACGAGCGCTCAGAGGAGCAGGGCTTCCCCGAGCTCGAGAAGCCTTCGGCCTCGCAGGAACCCGTCACCAAAGACCTGCTGATCGTTGTGGAAGTCCTGGACCTGCCAACGGCCCACGAGAGTAGCCGGGTGACCTGCTCGCTGGCCAGGAAGAAGAGGCAGCGGGCGGACGGTGCGTGCTCCCCAGTCCGCTTCCTGCAGGACCGCGTCTTCGCCGCCCTCTGCGTGGCCATGTTCGTCTTCACCCTGGGCGCCTTCCCGCCCGTGCTGTTCATGGAGGACGTGGCCCAGAGCGAGGGGCTGGTGGAGGAGGTGAGCGTCATCCCGCTGGTGTCCATCATGGCCATCGCCATGGGGCTGGGGAAGCTGGCGCTGGGCGTCATGTCCGACCTGCGCTGGGTCAACAGCACGTACCTGTACGCCTTCACCTTGGTGGGCACGGGCGTGGCCCTGCTGCTCATCCCCCTGTCCAAGAACTACATCGCTCTCCAGGTCCTCTCGGCGGTGGTGGGCTTCTTCTCGGGGAACTGGTCTATCACGCCCTACGTCACCACCAAGATCGTGGGCATGGAGCAGCTGACTGAGGCCTATGGAGTTCTGATGTTCTTTGGAGGGTTGGGATACTTGCTCGGACCGCCATTCGTAG GCTGGTTCTATGACTGGACTCAATCCTACGACGTGCCGTTTTATGTCAGCGGAGGCTGTGTGGTCCTGGGGGGgcttttcctctttctctccgctCTGCCCTGCTGGGAAAGGAAGATGACCGAAGATCACAGCATGCCTGAAATCCAGTACACCATCGACTGTCACAAAGTAGCCTCTGTAGCATGA